From a region of the Mytilus galloprovincialis chromosome 3, xbMytGall1.hap1.1, whole genome shotgun sequence genome:
- the LOC143067843 gene encoding uncharacterized protein LOC143067843 isoform X1, with the protein MTPFLNLLKMMNMKKMITMMKIILTLMTTTTMFSMGKHEATAVEEKPNLARDHGFDISMQDNTMAVSTSALKEYQKKVSVLYNEFIKDMNEHLREEKKVRKVFTQLRKEKLLNSQYSLYRSDGADLFSKATADRSKLMENFVRMSPVILDDYRNFTPWGLDMIIDEDLIGPSSVSGVEIRPLTAPVVAVPGEEDTKEPVVEDEVRPNTVVPNTANVFGSAIGNAMKSMNILQLTNTLLGKAEPEPQPQKQSNNAAWDQLKNVVNERNEDDMPIEDLEPGIDGHVDMKLDQTKARKIMIRAKAFEHLSHGKACVKLKEKNGKFIMKPAPAIHKPNAIQAYFMAKDPNKEQMALVRQRTSIVTPTVSSDMKVNNKIPIMKSLLGHKVKKTTVSEIMSDARNRKTKHYKVVLRNYRQETNEQDGKSHAKDGTSEHNETSPQCSPRTSSRNKVNNVDGDPILSEKNLKRQLHQDLERHNMESIQNRIKVVMEAWGKNETPRPLGGVLSKKTQGQTTSSNDSVFIIRPPSQNDHHMDKHSSSQHRVKFIDDSSPSPLNRSASSMSFREYKENMHTNRSPTDPMRLIVENKRPDSRSESSLSFATGYGSLSKLPKRSRTPNRRFPSRSTPVSNSDTFSEISIDAPAKFLSSRDAHKMVKEQMRRDQEKESALFSLRRRMATASGRKP; encoded by the exons ATGACACCATTCTTAAACTTATTGAAGATGATGAACATGAAGAAGATGATAACGATGATGAAGATCATACTGACGCTGATGACTACGACGACAATGTTTTCAATGGGAAAACATGaag CGACTGCTGTTGAAGAGAAACCAAATCTAGCTAGAGACCATGGATTCGATATCAGTATGCAAGATAACACAATGGCTGTATCGACAAGTGccttaaaagaatatcagaagaAAGTTTCAGTACTCTATAATGAATTTATCAAAGACATGAATGAACATCTGAGAGAAGAGAAGAAAGTTAGAAAAGTATTTACACAACTACGTAAAGAGAAACTGTTGAACAGTCAGTACTCATTGTACAGGTCTGATGGTGCTGATCTTTTCTCAAAGGCAACCGCAGATAGGTCTAAATTAATGGAGAATTTTGTAAGAATGTCACCAGTTATACTTGATGACTATCGTAATTTCACTCCTTGGGGTCTTGACATGATAATAGACGAGGATTTAATAGGTCCGTCGTCAGTATCTGGAGTAGAAATACGCCCTCTAACAGCTCCAGTTGTCGCAGTGCCAGGTGAGGAGGATACCAAAGAACCAGTTGTAGAGGACGAAGTGCGTCCAAATACAGTAGTTCCTAATACAGCAAATGTATTTGGAAGTGCTATTGGTAATGCTATGAAAAGTATGAACATCCTTCAACTTACTAACACTCTGCTTGGGAAAGCCGAACCTGAACCACAACCACAAAAGCAGTCAAATAATGCAGCTTGGGATCAATTGAAAAATGTCGTAAATGAGCGCAATGAGGATGACATGCCAATTGAAGACCTTGAACCAGGTATTGATGGTCACGTTGATATGAAATTAGATCAAACAAAGGCGAGAAAAATTATGATTAGAGCTAAGGCATTCGAACATCTTTCACATGGAAAAGCATGTGTTAAACTCAAAGAAAAGAACGGGAAATTCATCATGAAGCCGGCACCGGCTATACATAAACCTAATGCAATTCAAGCATATTTTATGGCAAAAGATCCTAACAAGGAACAGATGGCATTAGTCAGACAACGAACATCAATTGTAACACCTACAGTGTCGTCTGATATGAAAGTTAACAACAAAATACCTATAATGAAATCTCTTTTGGGGCATAAAGTTAAAAAGACAACAGTGTCAGAAATTATGTCGGATGCAAGGAATCGAAAAACAAAGCATTATAAAGTTGTTTTGAGAAACTATCGACAAGAAACTAATGAACAGGATGGAAAATCGCACGCTAAAGATGGTACTTCAGAACATAATGAAACAAGTCCTCAATGTTCGCCACGAACATCATCACGGAATAAAGTAAATAATGTGGATGGTGATCCCATTTTGAGCGAAAAGAATTTAAAAAGACAACTTCATCAAGATTTAGAGCGACATAATATGGAGAGTATTCAAAATAGAATAAAAGTCGTAATGGAGGCTTGGGGTAAAAATGAAACTCCTCGACCCCTCGGCGGCGTGTTATCAAAGAAGACTCAGGGTCAAACGACATCTTCTAATGATTCAGTGTTTATCATTCGACCACCCTCTCAAAATGACCATCACATGGATAAACATTCATCCTCCCAACACAGAGTTAAATTCATTGACGATAGCTCACCTTCACCATTAAACAGATCTGCATCCTCAATGTCTTTTCGGGAATATAAGGAAAACATGCATACCAACAGATCACCTACAGACCCAATGAGACTTATTGTAGAAAACAAAAGACCAGATAGTAGATCCGAGAGTAGTTTGAGTTTCGCAACAGGCTATGGATCTTTAAGTAAATTGCCAAAAAGATCTAGAACCCCAAACCGCCGTTTCCCCTCTAGATCTACTCCAGTTTCTAATAGCGATACCTTTTCGGAAATAAGTATTGATGCTCCAGCCAAATTTCTAAGCTCTAGAGATGCACATAAAATGGTTAAAGAACAAATGAGAAGAGACCAGGAAAAGGAAAGTGCTTTATTTTCATTAAGGCGTAGAATGGCTACAGCCAGTGGAAGAAAACCCTGA
- the LOC143067843 gene encoding uncharacterized protein LOC143067843 isoform X2: protein MATAVEEKPNLARDHGFDISMQDNTMAVSTSALKEYQKKVSVLYNEFIKDMNEHLREEKKVRKVFTQLRKEKLLNSQYSLYRSDGADLFSKATADRSKLMENFVRMSPVILDDYRNFTPWGLDMIIDEDLIGPSSVSGVEIRPLTAPVVAVPGEEDTKEPVVEDEVRPNTVVPNTANVFGSAIGNAMKSMNILQLTNTLLGKAEPEPQPQKQSNNAAWDQLKNVVNERNEDDMPIEDLEPGIDGHVDMKLDQTKARKIMIRAKAFEHLSHGKACVKLKEKNGKFIMKPAPAIHKPNAIQAYFMAKDPNKEQMALVRQRTSIVTPTVSSDMKVNNKIPIMKSLLGHKVKKTTVSEIMSDARNRKTKHYKVVLRNYRQETNEQDGKSHAKDGTSEHNETSPQCSPRTSSRNKVNNVDGDPILSEKNLKRQLHQDLERHNMESIQNRIKVVMEAWGKNETPRPLGGVLSKKTQGQTTSSNDSVFIIRPPSQNDHHMDKHSSSQHRVKFIDDSSPSPLNRSASSMSFREYKENMHTNRSPTDPMRLIVENKRPDSRSESSLSFATGYGSLSKLPKRSRTPNRRFPSRSTPVSNSDTFSEISIDAPAKFLSSRDAHKMVKEQMRRDQEKESALFSLRRRMATASGRKP from the exons ATGG CGACTGCTGTTGAAGAGAAACCAAATCTAGCTAGAGACCATGGATTCGATATCAGTATGCAAGATAACACAATGGCTGTATCGACAAGTGccttaaaagaatatcagaagaAAGTTTCAGTACTCTATAATGAATTTATCAAAGACATGAATGAACATCTGAGAGAAGAGAAGAAAGTTAGAAAAGTATTTACACAACTACGTAAAGAGAAACTGTTGAACAGTCAGTACTCATTGTACAGGTCTGATGGTGCTGATCTTTTCTCAAAGGCAACCGCAGATAGGTCTAAATTAATGGAGAATTTTGTAAGAATGTCACCAGTTATACTTGATGACTATCGTAATTTCACTCCTTGGGGTCTTGACATGATAATAGACGAGGATTTAATAGGTCCGTCGTCAGTATCTGGAGTAGAAATACGCCCTCTAACAGCTCCAGTTGTCGCAGTGCCAGGTGAGGAGGATACCAAAGAACCAGTTGTAGAGGACGAAGTGCGTCCAAATACAGTAGTTCCTAATACAGCAAATGTATTTGGAAGTGCTATTGGTAATGCTATGAAAAGTATGAACATCCTTCAACTTACTAACACTCTGCTTGGGAAAGCCGAACCTGAACCACAACCACAAAAGCAGTCAAATAATGCAGCTTGGGATCAATTGAAAAATGTCGTAAATGAGCGCAATGAGGATGACATGCCAATTGAAGACCTTGAACCAGGTATTGATGGTCACGTTGATATGAAATTAGATCAAACAAAGGCGAGAAAAATTATGATTAGAGCTAAGGCATTCGAACATCTTTCACATGGAAAAGCATGTGTTAAACTCAAAGAAAAGAACGGGAAATTCATCATGAAGCCGGCACCGGCTATACATAAACCTAATGCAATTCAAGCATATTTTATGGCAAAAGATCCTAACAAGGAACAGATGGCATTAGTCAGACAACGAACATCAATTGTAACACCTACAGTGTCGTCTGATATGAAAGTTAACAACAAAATACCTATAATGAAATCTCTTTTGGGGCATAAAGTTAAAAAGACAACAGTGTCAGAAATTATGTCGGATGCAAGGAATCGAAAAACAAAGCATTATAAAGTTGTTTTGAGAAACTATCGACAAGAAACTAATGAACAGGATGGAAAATCGCACGCTAAAGATGGTACTTCAGAACATAATGAAACAAGTCCTCAATGTTCGCCACGAACATCATCACGGAATAAAGTAAATAATGTGGATGGTGATCCCATTTTGAGCGAAAAGAATTTAAAAAGACAACTTCATCAAGATTTAGAGCGACATAATATGGAGAGTATTCAAAATAGAATAAAAGTCGTAATGGAGGCTTGGGGTAAAAATGAAACTCCTCGACCCCTCGGCGGCGTGTTATCAAAGAAGACTCAGGGTCAAACGACATCTTCTAATGATTCAGTGTTTATCATTCGACCACCCTCTCAAAATGACCATCACATGGATAAACATTCATCCTCCCAACACAGAGTTAAATTCATTGACGATAGCTCACCTTCACCATTAAACAGATCTGCATCCTCAATGTCTTTTCGGGAATATAAGGAAAACATGCATACCAACAGATCACCTACAGACCCAATGAGACTTATTGTAGAAAACAAAAGACCAGATAGTAGATCCGAGAGTAGTTTGAGTTTCGCAACAGGCTATGGATCTTTAAGTAAATTGCCAAAAAGATCTAGAACCCCAAACCGCCGTTTCCCCTCTAGATCTACTCCAGTTTCTAATAGCGATACCTTTTCGGAAATAAGTATTGATGCTCCAGCCAAATTTCTAAGCTCTAGAGATGCACATAAAATGGTTAAAGAACAAATGAGAAGAGACCAGGAAAAGGAAAGTGCTTTATTTTCATTAAGGCGTAGAATGGCTACAGCCAGTGGAAGAAAACCCTGA